In Papaver somniferum cultivar HN1 chromosome 1, ASM357369v1, whole genome shotgun sequence, a genomic segment contains:
- the LOC113320235 gene encoding 1-aminocyclopropane-1-carboxylate oxidase homolog 1-like produces MKITTGVRERLVYDRYVELKAFDETKAGVKGIVDAGIEKIPRMFIRPQDDLNGELAVHTEHGCSSFETPMIDLQGVKDNPERREEIVHEIQLASETLGFFQLVNHGVPVSVMSEIIDGVKRFHEQDTEIKKQLHSNGIANAVNFNSNFDLYVSKFANWRDTLKCNLLSPDPLDPRELPDTCRDIVVEYWKHIMELSNTLTELLSEALGLQQHHVRNLDCSECLSMNGHYYPACPEPELTLGTSKHSDPSLFTILLQDEIGGLQFLHQNHWASVKPIPGTFIVNIGDILQLISNGKFKSVEHRVLANHVGPRVSVACFVRPSMNRSTKLYGPIDELLSEGNPPVYREITFKEYASYSHSKGLNGDSALNYFRSSSYEVNTG; encoded by the exons ATGAAGATCACCACCGGGGTAAGAGAACGTCTCGTGTATGATCGATACGTGGAATTGAAAGCCTTCGATGAAACAAAAGCTGGTGTCAAAGGCATAGTTGATGCTGGGATTGAAAAGATTCCAAGGATGTTCATCCGCCCACAAGATGATCTCAACGGAGAGTTAGCAGTTCATACCGAACATGGATGTAGTAGCTTTGAAACTCCAATGATAGACCTCCAAGGCGTGAAGGACAACCCTGAACGACGAGAAGAAATCGTTCATGAGATCCAACTTGCGTCGGAGACTTTGGGCTTCTTTCAATTGGTGAATCACGGAGTCCCAGTAAGTGTTATGTCAGAGATTATTGATGGGGTTAAACGATTTCATGAGCAAGATACAGAGATAAAGAAACAGCTTCACTCGAATGGGATCGCCAATGCAGTTAACTTTAATAGCAATTTCGATCTTTATGTATCGAAATTTGCTAACTGGAGGGACACACTTAAATGTAATTTGTTATCTCCTGACCCTCTAGATCCACGAGAATTGCCAGATACTTGCAG AGATATAGTGGTTGAGTATTggaagcatattatggaattgtCAAATACTCTTACTGAATTGTTGTCTGAAGCTCTGGGTTTGCAACAACACCACGTAAGGAACTTGGACTGTAGTGAATGTTTATCGATGAACGGTCATTATTATCCGGCATGTCCGGAACCAGAACTAACATTAGGTACAAGCAAGCATTCAGACCCAAGTTTGTTCACTATTCTTCTTCAAGATGAAATTGGCGGCCTTCAGTTTTTGCATCAAAATCATTGGGCTAGTGTCAAGCCCATCCCTGGTACTTTTATTGTAAATATTGGCGACATTCTTCAG CTTATTAGCAATGGCAAGTTTAAAAGTGTGGAACATAGAGTACTTGCCAATCATGTCGGACCAAGAGTATCAGTGGCATGCTTCGTTAGACCAAGTATGAATAGATCCACAAAGCTTTATGGTCCTATAGACGAGCTACTTTCTGAAGGCAATCCTCCTGTTTACAGGGAGATTACATTTAAGGAGTATGCCAGTTATAG